The following are from one region of the Vibrio rarus genome:
- a CDS encoding type II toxin-antitoxin system Phd/YefM family antitoxin encodes MKVELVTSLKRQATKILSDLHHSKEPVLITEHGKPSAYLVDVDDYESMQNRLSILEGIARGERAIADGKIISHSEAKDKMSKWLK; translated from the coding sequence ATGAAAGTTGAACTTGTCACATCCTTGAAACGTCAGGCTACAAAAATCTTATCGGATCTTCATCATAGTAAAGAGCCAGTGTTGATTACCGAGCATGGTAAGCCATCAGCTTATCTAGTTGATGTTGATGACTATGAGTCTATGCAGAATCGTCTTTCTATCCTTGAAGGTATCGCTAGAGGTGAACGTGCAATCGCTGATGGTAAGATTATTTCTCATAGTGAAGCGAAAGATAAGATGTCAAAATGGCTGAAATAA
- a CDS encoding DUF1289 domain-containing protein, which translates to MEQLDFFDVPSPCIGVCSSDERGYCKGCMRNREERFAWQKLSSVQKKHVIRLCRQRYRRQVAKNAPTDGRTKPSDNDTSTQGELF; encoded by the coding sequence GTGGAGCAGTTAGACTTTTTTGATGTACCTAGCCCCTGCATTGGTGTGTGCAGTTCCGATGAAAGAGGGTACTGCAAGGGATGCATGCGCAATCGAGAAGAGCGTTTTGCATGGCAAAAACTGTCCAGCGTACAAAAAAAACATGTGATACGTTTGTGCCGTCAGCGTTATCGTCGCCAGGTGGCAAAAAATGCGCCTACTGATGGTCGTACAAAGCCGAGTGATAATGACACCAGCACTCAAGGTGAGCTTTTTTAA
- a CDS encoding META domain-containing protein gives MYKKLTVISIALLVSACSSHGDHEQNKQAMSAKAEGQMSTLAVNEQALKHHHWQLTHIDGEAIVTQPNFKAPTLEVGENMTTNGNAGCNNFFGQGELKQGSFRIEQMGMTMKMCPEEVMSTEMTYAKALSLWNTVTLTQQSLELKSAEHTLTFTLKDWVN, from the coding sequence ATGTATAAAAAACTTACTGTCATTTCTATCGCATTACTGGTTTCAGCGTGTTCGAGTCATGGGGATCACGAGCAGAATAAACAAGCTATGTCGGCAAAAGCCGAAGGGCAAATGAGTACCCTTGCCGTAAATGAGCAAGCACTTAAGCATCATCACTGGCAACTGACACACATAGATGGTGAGGCTATTGTTACCCAACCAAACTTTAAGGCCCCGACCTTAGAAGTGGGTGAAAATATGACTACCAATGGCAATGCAGGGTGCAATAATTTCTTCGGCCAAGGAGAGCTTAAACAAGGCAGTTTTCGTATTGAGCAAATGGGCATGACAATGAAAATGTGCCCAGAAGAGGTCATGAGCACAGAAATGACTTACGCTAAAGCACTGTCTCTATGGAATACAGTGACGTTAACTCAGCAAAGCCTAGAGCTGAAAAGTGCCGAACATACGTTAACCTTCACTCTAAAGGACTGGGTTAACTAA
- a CDS encoding NAD-dependent malic enzyme has product MKNDKRPLYIPHAGPALLSTPLLNKGSAFTASERSHFNLDGLLPETTETIAEQVERAYQQYQHFDNDLDRHIYLRNIQDTNETLFYRLVQNHISEMMPIIYTPTVGAACEKFSNIYRRGRGLFISYSNRDRIDDLLNNASTHNVKVIVVTDGERILGLGDQGIGGMGIPIGKLSLYTACGGISPAYTLPIVLDVGTNNPQRLADPMYMGWRHPRITGAEYDEFVEEFIQAVQRRWPEALVQFEDFAQKNAMPLLQRYKNRICCFNDDIQGTAAVTVGSLMAACYAAGSKLSEQRVTFVGAGSAGCGIAEAIVAQMQAEGLAEDEARARIYMVDRWGLLQQGMQNLLDFQKPLAQHAHNLEDWPAQGQDYALLDVMENAKPTVMIGVSGAPGIFSQQVIETMHKHCPRPIIFPLSNPTSRVEAVPKDILQWTQGQALVATGSPFDPVMMNGKQIDIAQCNNSYIFPGIGLGVLAVSASRITDQMLMESSRALAQCSPLGMNGKGALLPPLEEIHSVSKKIAFAVAKQAIKQGVALEITDQAIKEAIDNHFWQPVYRRYKRTAF; this is encoded by the coding sequence ATGAAAAACGACAAAAGACCACTGTATATCCCACACGCAGGGCCCGCACTTTTAAGTACACCTCTCCTAAATAAAGGCAGCGCATTTACCGCCTCTGAACGATCACACTTTAACCTAGATGGCTTACTCCCTGAGACGACTGAAACCATCGCCGAACAAGTAGAACGTGCCTATCAACAGTATCAACATTTTGATAATGACCTAGACAGACACATCTATTTGCGCAACATTCAAGACACCAACGAAACTTTATTCTACCGTCTTGTACAAAACCACATCTCCGAGATGATGCCGATAATCTATACCCCTACAGTGGGTGCGGCCTGTGAGAAATTCTCCAATATTTATCGTCGCGGACGCGGTTTATTTATCTCTTACTCAAATAGAGATCGCATCGACGATTTGCTTAACAACGCCTCCACGCACAACGTAAAAGTGATTGTAGTGACCGATGGCGAACGTATTCTTGGTTTAGGCGACCAAGGCATAGGCGGCATGGGTATCCCTATTGGGAAACTGTCTCTTTATACTGCCTGTGGCGGTATCAGCCCAGCCTACACCTTACCTATAGTGTTAGATGTGGGAACCAATAACCCGCAACGTTTGGCCGATCCTATGTATATGGGTTGGCGTCACCCCCGAATTACCGGGGCGGAATACGATGAGTTTGTTGAAGAGTTCATCCAAGCGGTTCAACGTCGCTGGCCAGAAGCACTGGTGCAATTTGAAGACTTTGCACAAAAGAATGCCATGCCTCTTTTACAAAGATATAAAAACCGCATCTGCTGTTTTAATGATGATATCCAAGGAACGGCTGCAGTCACCGTTGGCTCACTTATGGCGGCTTGTTACGCTGCGGGCAGTAAGTTATCAGAACAGCGCGTCACCTTTGTTGGTGCCGGTTCTGCAGGTTGTGGGATTGCCGAAGCTATCGTTGCACAAATGCAGGCGGAAGGCCTAGCTGAAGATGAAGCACGCGCTCGCATCTATATGGTGGATCGCTGGGGTCTATTACAACAAGGAATGCAAAACTTGTTGGACTTCCAAAAACCGTTAGCGCAACACGCACACAATCTTGAAGATTGGCCAGCACAAGGGCAAGACTACGCCTTACTCGATGTAATGGAAAATGCCAAACCGACAGTGATGATCGGCGTCTCTGGGGCTCCTGGTATTTTTAGCCAGCAAGTTATCGAAACCATGCATAAGCATTGCCCACGCCCTATTATCTTCCCGTTGTCTAACCCTACCAGTCGCGTAGAAGCCGTGCCAAAAGATATTTTGCAATGGACGCAAGGCCAAGCATTAGTTGCTACAGGCAGTCCATTTGACCCTGTGATGATGAATGGCAAACAAATAGACATTGCCCAATGCAACAACAGCTACATTTTCCCTGGTATTGGTCTGGGTGTATTGGCGGTTTCCGCTTCACGTATTACCGATCAAATGTTAATGGAGTCCAGTCGCGCTCTTGCACAATGCTCCCCATTAGGGATGAATGGCAAAGGGGCATTACTGCCACCTTTGGAAGAAATTCATTCCGTATCAAAGAAAATTGCTTTTGCTGTGGCTAAGCAAGCGATAAAACAAGGCGTCGCCTTAGAGATTACCGATCAAGCCATTAAAGAGGCTATCGACAATCACTTTTGGCAACCTGTTTATCGTCGCTATAAGCGTACCGCTTTTTAG
- a CDS encoding SanA/YdcF family protein, with the protein MSYQAQGRIYQDVESTPTRDIAVILGTSKYIGRTRNPYYTYRIDAAIELYKQHKVRGFLLSGDNAHRSYNEPWTMKRDLLAAGIPEELIFLDYAGFRTLDSIVRAKQIFNLDDFTIVTQTFHCDRALFIANYYQADATCLGVPSPTPRSWFNVRLREVFARIKAMLDLYIMNTQPKFLGPQQPILQMLPVYDYGPIMPRFIPNNLQNQHHEPK; encoded by the coding sequence ATGAGCTATCAAGCACAAGGGCGAATTTACCAAGATGTTGAGTCAACACCGACCCGCGACATTGCGGTTATTTTGGGCACGAGTAAGTATATAGGGCGCACGCGCAACCCATATTATACGTACCGTATAGATGCGGCTATCGAACTGTATAAACAGCATAAAGTCCGTGGCTTTTTATTAAGTGGGGATAACGCGCACCGCTCCTATAATGAACCGTGGACGATGAAGCGCGATTTACTGGCAGCGGGGATCCCAGAAGAGCTGATCTTCCTCGATTACGCAGGATTTCGCACCTTAGACTCCATCGTCAGAGCAAAGCAAATTTTTAATCTGGATGACTTTACTATCGTCACTCAAACCTTCCATTGTGATCGCGCCTTGTTCATTGCTAATTACTACCAAGCCGATGCCACCTGCTTAGGGGTGCCTTCACCTACCCCCCGTTCTTGGTTTAACGTTCGACTCAGAGAGGTGTTTGCCCGCATTAAAGCCATGTTAGATTTGTATATCATGAACACCCAACCCAAGTTTCTTGGCCCACAACAACCTATTTTACAGATGTTGCCTGTTTATGATTACGGCCCAATAATGCCTCGATTTATTCCAAACAACCTTCAAAATCAACACCATGAACCCAAGTAA
- the trxB gene encoding thioredoxin-disulfide reductase yields MSNVKHCKLLILGSGPAGYTAAIYAARANLNPVIVTGMQQGGQLTTTTEVENWPGDATDLTGPALMERMQAHAEKFDTEIIFDHINKVDLSQKPYRLFGDSQQFTCDALIIATGASAKYIGLESEEAFKGRGVSACATCDGFFYRNQQVAVVGGGNTAVEEALYLSNIAAKVHLIHRRDSFRAEKILVKRLMDKVASGHIVLHTDRVLEEVLGDEMGVTGVRVKDTQSDATQQIDVMGAFIAIGHQPNTQIFKDQLTMNHDYIVVNSGLNGNATQTSIPGVFAAGDVMDNHYRQAITSAGTGCMAALDAERYLDEIDA; encoded by the coding sequence ATGAGTAATGTTAAGCACTGTAAACTACTTATCCTAGGCTCAGGTCCCGCAGGATACACAGCGGCCATTTATGCAGCCCGCGCCAATCTCAATCCGGTGATCGTCACAGGAATGCAACAGGGTGGACAATTAACCACCACCACAGAAGTGGAAAACTGGCCAGGTGACGCCACTGATCTCACCGGTCCTGCATTGATGGAACGCATGCAAGCTCATGCAGAAAAATTTGACACTGAAATCATTTTTGACCATATCAATAAAGTCGATCTTAGCCAAAAACCGTACCGCCTATTTGGTGATAGCCAACAATTTACTTGTGACGCCTTAATCATAGCGACTGGCGCTTCCGCAAAATACATTGGCCTTGAGTCAGAAGAAGCCTTTAAAGGGCGTGGCGTATCGGCATGTGCAACTTGTGATGGTTTCTTTTATAGAAATCAACAGGTAGCGGTTGTCGGTGGGGGTAACACAGCGGTAGAAGAAGCCCTTTATCTATCCAATATCGCTGCTAAAGTGCACCTAATTCACCGCCGTGACTCTTTCCGCGCAGAAAAAATATTAGTGAAACGTCTTATGGATAAAGTGGCATCTGGGCATATCGTGCTGCACACTGACCGCGTTTTAGAGGAAGTGCTCGGTGATGAAATGGGCGTAACCGGAGTGCGTGTGAAAGATACCCAATCCGATGCCACACAACAAATCGACGTGATGGGCGCCTTTATTGCTATTGGCCACCAACCTAATACACAGATTTTTAAAGACCAATTGACCATGAATCATGACTATATCGTGGTGAACTCAGGTCTCAATGGGAATGCGACACAAACCAGCATACCTGGCGTCTTTGCCGCCGGTGACGTTATGGATAATCATTATAGACAGGCCATTACTTCTGCAGGAACCGGTTGTATGGCAGCGCTAGATGCTGAACGTTATCTCGACGAAATAGACGCTTAA